TGCTGGAGATGTACCAACGCAGCCGACGGGAGGGGTTCGGGCCAGAGGTCAAGCGCCGGATTATGCTCGGAACCTATGCGCTGTCTGCCGGGTACTACGATGCCTATTACCTCAAGGCCCAGAAGGTCCGGACGCTGATCCGCCGGGACTTTGAGCGGGCATTTGAGACGTGCGAGGTGATCGTCACCCCCACCTCACCGACGCCGCCGTTCAAGTTCGGCGAGAAGATGGACGATCCGCTTCAGATGTACCTGTCGGATATCTTCACGATCTCAGTCAACCTGGCCGGACTGCCGGGCATCTCGATCCCGTGCGGGTTCACGAAGGCGGGACTACCGATCGGGCTGCAACTGATCGGCAAACCGTTCGACGAGGCGACGATCCTGAAGGTGGCACATGCCTATGAGCAGGCGACCGACTGGCGCCGCCGAACGCCGCCTGTGTAAGATGACGCGCACGGCGGCCGGCTCACTTCTCATGGCCTTGCTCCTGGCGGCCAGCGTGCTGCCCCGCCAGGCATTAGCCGGCAACAACGAGCTGGTCATCCTCAACTCGGAGCGGTGGATCGATACGCTCAAAGGCACGGTCAAAAATATGAGCAGCGATCGGGCTGAAGAGGTCGTCATCGTTGTCCAATTCTTTGGCGAGGCGGTCAACCAGGCCGTACCGCGCAAGCGGAAGGCCGCCCCCCGACAAGAGTTAGGCCAACAAACGGTGAAGCTGCCACCCCTTGATGCGGGCCAGGAAGCGCCCTTCGAGGTTGACATCGCCGAGCAGCACCGTACAGCCCCATCGTTCAAGTTCGAGCCCCACGCGATCTGGAGCAAGCGAAGCGGAGATCGCGCTCGGAAGCATTAAGTATTCTGATTCCAGGTAATCAGCCAGGCACACGTCGTTGCGAGGAGCGTAGCGACGAAGCAATCTCGCTTCCTCAGACCGCGACTCAGAGATTGCTTCGCTTCGTTCGCAATGACACACCTTGTGAGGGTTAATGTTCTACTTCGCCTACGGTTCAAACATGGAGCGGGTCCAGCTCAAACGTCTCTGTCCAACGGCGAAGTTTGTCGCAGCGGCAACCCTCGCGGACTGCGAGCTGACCTTCTCCGGAAACTCCCCGATGTGGGGCGGCGGCATCGCAGACATCCGCGAGCGGCCCGGAAAAACCGTCGAAGGGGTGGTATGGGAGATCAGCGAGGCCGACCGAAAGGTGTTGGACGGGTACGAAGGCTACCCCGCGCTCTACCTACACAAGGAGATTCAGGTGAGCAGCCGCGAAGGCAAGACGATCAGGGCGTTTGCCTACAGTATGGCCAATCCGGGCCGTGAGATGTCGCCTTCGAAACGGTATAAACAGTTGCTGATCGCCGGCGCCGAGGAACACGGCCTGTCCGATGAGTACATTGATTTTCTGGAGTCCATTCGACCTCTGACGTAATAAGGAATCGAGACATGGAACTCGAAACTCGAAACTCGAAACTCGAAACTCGGTATGAAGCGGTCATCGGGCTGGAGGTGCATGCTCAGCTCCTGACCAGATCCAAGGTCTTCTGCGGCTGCAGCGCCGCCTTCGGCGCCCCGCCGAACAGCCAGACCTGTCCCGTCTGTCTGGGAATGCCGGGTGCGTTGCCGGTCCTGAACCGGCGAGCGATCGAGTTCGCCATCAAGACCGCGCTCGCCCTGGGATGCGACATCACGTCTGTGTGCCGCTTCCACCGGAAGAACTACTTCTACCCCGACATGCCGAAAAACTACCAGATCTCACAGTACGAACTCCCCCTCGCCTGGGGAGGGTCGATCGACGTCCCCGCCGATGACACGACCAGGCGCGTCCGCATCCATCGGCTTCATCTCGAGGAGGACGTCGGCAAGCTGCTGCACGCCGGGACGCTTCACGCAGCAGACTATAGCCTGGTAGACTTTAACCGCAGCGGCGTGCCGTTGATGGAGATCGTCAGCGAACCCGACATCCGCACTCCGGAGGAGGCCGCAGAATATCTGCGGCAGCTTCGGGCGATCCTCGTCTACCTGGGCGTCTGCGACGGCAACATGGAGGAAGGCAGCCTACGTTGCGATGCCAATGTCTCCCTGCGACCAGTCGGGAGCGAGGAGCTGGGCGTCAAGGCTGAGGTCAAGAACATGAACTCCTTCAAGAATGTTCAGAAGGCCTTAGCCTATGAGATCCAGCGACAGGCAAAGGTCCTTGACGAGGGAGGCAAGATCGTCCAGGAAACCAGGTTGTGGGACGCCGATCAGGAGCTGACGTTGTCGATGCGGAGCAAGGAGTATGCGCATGACTACCGCTACTTCCCTGAGCCCGACCTGGTCCCGTTAGCCGCCTCACCGCAGTGGATCGAGGAGATCCGCGCAACGCTTCCTGAACTGCCACCGCAACGCCGCGGTCGGTTTGTCCGTGAGTACGGGATTCCGGATTACGACGCGGCGGTCCTCACGGCATCCAGACCGCTGGCCGACTACTACGAGGAGGTCGCCAAGGCCTCCCGCGAACCGAAGCTCGCCAGCAACTGGGTGATGGTGGAGCTGTTGGGCTATTTGAACAAGGATGGCCGCGAGATTACCGACAGCCCGATCCCGCCGGCTGGGCTGACTGCGCTGCTGACGCTGCTCCAGCGTGGGACGATCAGCGGGAAGATCGCCAAAACGGTCTTTGAACAGATGTATCAGACCGGGAAATCGGCCGAGCTGATTGTCAAGGAGCAGGGCCTGACGCAGATCTCAGACCAGGATGAACTGCGCCGGATTGTTGAGGAGGTGCTTGCCGCACACCCCGGGCCGGTCGCCGATTACCGGAAAGGGAAGGTGCAGAGCCTGACCTTCCTGGTCGGCATGATCATGAAGGCCAGTCGCGGGAAGGCCAACCCCAAGGTGGCCAACGAGTTGCTGATCGCGCGACTCAAGGGCGAGGAGCCCGGAGGGGACAGGTGACGACCCGCTGGCGGCGTCGGCTCCGCTGGTCACTTCTGGTCTTGGGTGGGCTCGTCGCGGTCCTCTTCGCCGGTCCGATGCTGCTGGACCAGGAGCGGTATCGAGGAATCATCGTCAACCGTGTCAGCCAACTGCTGAACCGCACAGTGACTGCGAGCAGCCTGCGCGCACATCTCCTGCCGTCCCCCGGGGTGACCATCCAGAACTTCAGCATCGCTGATCGCGCCCCGTGGTCTGAACCGTTCCTGGACGCCAAGCAATTTCATGTCGGCCTCAAGCTGCTGCCGCTCCTCCGTGGCGACGTCCAGATCAGCGATATCCGCATGGACGGCGTCCGTATCAGGTTGGCCAGAGGGCCGGACGGGTGGAACCTCGAGGATCTGATGCGGCCGTCCGCGCGCGCGACAGCCGCCGAACTGCGCCATACTGAAGGCGCCAGAGTAGCGAGGGGACAGTCCGCCCTGCCGGTCCTGGTGGCCGGCGCCCTGACGATCCGCGATGGAACCATCGTGATGGATAACCCCTTGCACCCTTACGGGCCGGCCACTCTGGAGTTGAAGGATATTGATCTGGACATCCCTTCCCCAC
The DNA window shown above is from Candidatus Methylomirabilis lanthanidiphila and carries:
- a CDS encoding AIG2-like family protein; this translates as MFYFAYGSNMERVQLKRLCPTAKFVAAATLADCELTFSGNSPMWGGGIADIRERPGKTVEGVVWEISEADRKVLDGYEGYPALYLHKEIQVSSREGKTIRAFAYSMANPGREMSPSKRYKQLLIAGAEEHGLSDEYIDFLESIRPLT
- a CDS encoding aspartyl/glutamyl-tRNA amidotransferase subunit B translates to MELETRNSKLETRYEAVIGLEVHAQLLTRSKVFCGCSAAFGAPPNSQTCPVCLGMPGALPVLNRRAIEFAIKTALALGCDITSVCRFHRKNYFYPDMPKNYQISQYELPLAWGGSIDVPADDTTRRVRIHRLHLEEDVGKLLHAGTLHAADYSLVDFNRSGVPLMEIVSEPDIRTPEEAAEYLRQLRAILVYLGVCDGNMEEGSLRCDANVSLRPVGSEELGVKAEVKNMNSFKNVQKALAYEIQRQAKVLDEGGKIVQETRLWDADQELTLSMRSKEYAHDYRYFPEPDLVPLAASPQWIEEIRATLPELPPQRRGRFVREYGIPDYDAAVLTASRPLADYYEEVAKASREPKLASNWVMVELLGYLNKDGREITDSPIPPAGLTALLTLLQRGTISGKIAKTVFEQMYQTGKSAELIVKEQGLTQISDQDELRRIVEEVLAAHPGPVADYRKGKVQSLTFLVGMIMKASRGKANPKVANELLIARLKGEEPGGDR